A genome region from uncultured Tolumonas sp. includes the following:
- the pyrH gene encoding UMP kinase has product MSTHPKTAYKRVLLKLSGEALQGAEGFGIDPTVLDRMAQEIKELIELGVEVGLVIGGGNLFRGAGLAKAGMNRVVGDHMGMLATVMNGLAMRDALHRAYVNARLMSAINLQGICNDYNWAEAISLLRNGRVVIFSAGTGNPFFTTDSAACLRGIEIEAEVVLKATKVDGVFSADPVKFPDAELYSELDYNEVLDKELKIMDLAAFTLARDHNLPIRVFNMNKPGALRRVIMGEREGTLIHHKNK; this is encoded by the coding sequence ATGAGCACTCATCCGAAAACTGCATATAAACGTGTTCTGCTGAAATTAAGTGGCGAAGCCCTGCAAGGCGCCGAAGGTTTTGGTATCGACCCTACTGTATTAGACCGTATGGCGCAGGAGATCAAAGAACTGATCGAACTGGGCGTTGAAGTTGGTCTGGTCATTGGCGGTGGTAACCTGTTCCGCGGTGCTGGTCTGGCAAAAGCTGGTATGAACCGCGTAGTAGGCGATCACATGGGTATGCTGGCGACCGTGATGAATGGTCTGGCCATGCGTGATGCATTACACCGTGCGTATGTAAACGCCCGTTTGATGTCAGCAATCAATCTGCAAGGTATCTGTAACGATTACAACTGGGCAGAAGCAATCAGCCTGCTGCGTAATGGCCGTGTAGTGATTTTCTCTGCGGGTACTGGTAATCCTTTCTTTACCACTGATTCGGCAGCGTGTCTGCGTGGTATCGAAATTGAAGCTGAAGTGGTATTGAAAGCGACTAAAGTGGACGGCGTGTTTTCTGCTGATCCAGTTAAATTCCCAGATGCGGAACTGTATTCAGAACTGGATTACAACGAAGTTCTGGATAAAGAATTGAAAATTATGGATCTGGCAGCATTTACTCTGGCTCGCGACCATAATCTGCCTATCCGTGTATTTAACATGAATAAACCAGGCGCACTGCGTCGGGTGATCATGGGTGAACGTGAAGGCACTTTGATCCATCACAAAAATAAATGA
- the ispC gene encoding 1-deoxy-D-xylulose-5-phosphate reductoisomerase: MQYLTILGSTGSIGRSTLDIVRRHPERFAVTALTANKDVTQMVADCLEFRPSFAVMADDASALLLRNALASHRLTIEVLSGCDALCQVAAHSSVDIVMAAIVGAAGLLPAMAAIEQGKTVLLANKEALVMSGRLFMDAAQRYGAHILPVDSEHNAIFQCLPKDAQSTLGRCDLHAAGVDKILLTGSGGPFRYTPLDEMSSVTPEQAVTHPNWSMGRKISVDSATMMNKGLEFIEAKWLFNAAPEQIQVIIHPQSVIHSMVQYRDGSVLAQMGQPDMRTPIAHALGFPERVASGVGALDFSRIGELSFLPVDFTRYPCLKLAIEACWAGQGATTALNAANEIAVDAFLGGKIGFTDIYRVVAEVLTALKYDNVNDLNTILTIDSEARHAAQQQIARLVA, translated from the coding sequence ATGCAGTATTTGACCATCCTCGGATCTACTGGGTCGATAGGTCGCAGTACACTGGATATCGTACGTCGACATCCTGAACGATTTGCCGTAACTGCATTAACAGCTAATAAAGACGTAACACAGATGGTGGCTGATTGTCTGGAATTTCGTCCGTCTTTTGCGGTCATGGCCGATGATGCATCAGCTTTGTTGTTGAGAAATGCATTGGCTTCTCACCGGTTGACCATAGAGGTACTGTCGGGTTGTGATGCATTGTGCCAAGTGGCAGCGCATTCATCCGTTGATATTGTTATGGCTGCCATTGTTGGCGCAGCAGGGTTATTGCCCGCGATGGCTGCTATCGAACAAGGAAAGACGGTTTTGTTGGCCAATAAGGAAGCATTGGTCATGTCTGGTCGCCTTTTTATGGATGCGGCACAACGTTATGGCGCGCATATATTGCCTGTCGATAGCGAGCATAATGCAATTTTTCAATGTTTACCTAAAGATGCTCAATCAACATTAGGTCGTTGTGATTTGCATGCGGCAGGTGTCGATAAAATCCTTTTAACTGGCTCTGGTGGCCCATTTCGTTATACACCACTGGATGAAATGAGTTCTGTTACTCCAGAACAAGCTGTTACGCACCCGAATTGGTCGATGGGGCGTAAAATATCTGTCGATTCTGCAACCATGATGAATAAAGGGCTGGAATTTATTGAAGCCAAATGGTTGTTTAATGCCGCACCAGAGCAAATTCAGGTCATCATTCATCCGCAATCTGTTATTCATTCAATGGTGCAATACCGCGATGGTTCGGTGCTCGCCCAGATGGGGCAACCCGATATGCGAACGCCGATTGCGCATGCACTCGGTTTTCCTGAACGTGTTGCTTCCGGCGTTGGTGCTCTGGATTTCTCCCGTATTGGCGAGCTTTCTTTTTTGCCGGTTGATTTCACTCGTTATCCCTGTCTTAAATTAGCTATTGAAGCTTGTTGGGCAGGGCAGGGCGCAACGACCGCACTGAATGCGGCGAACGAAATTGCGGTAGATGCATTTCTTGGCGGGAAGATTGGTTTTACTGATATTTATCGCGTCGTTGCTGAGGTGTTGACCGCATTAAAATATGACAACGTTAATGATTTAAATACCATCCTGACTATTGATTCTGAAGCCAGACACGCTGCCCAACAGCAAATTGCGAGGTTAGTTGCATGA
- the rpsB gene encoding 30S ribosomal protein S2 has translation MAKVSMRDMLQAGVHFGHQTRFWNPKMKPFIFGSRNNVHIINLEKTVPMFDDALNYLSSVASKKGKILFVGTKRAATEAVKEAALSCDQFFVNHRWLGGMLTNWKTVRQSIKRLKDLEAQSLDGTFEKLTKKEALMRTREMEKLEKSLGGIKDMGGLPDVLFVVDADHEHIAIKEANNLGIPVVSIVDTNSNPDGVDYIIPGNDDAIRAVQLYLSAAADSVRTARELDIVAQAEQDGFVETN, from the coding sequence ATGGCTAAAGTTTCTATGCGCGACATGTTGCAGGCAGGTGTTCACTTCGGTCACCAGACTCGTTTCTGGAACCCAAAAATGAAGCCGTTCATCTTCGGTTCTCGCAACAATGTACACATCATCAACCTGGAAAAAACTGTTCCAATGTTTGATGACGCGCTGAACTATCTGTCTAGCGTTGCTTCTAAAAAAGGCAAAATCCTGTTCGTTGGTACTAAACGTGCCGCTACTGAAGCAGTTAAAGAAGCAGCTCTGAGCTGTGACCAGTTCTTCGTTAACCATCGCTGGTTAGGCGGTATGTTGACTAACTGGAAAACTGTCCGTCAGTCAATCAAACGTCTGAAAGATCTGGAAGCTCAATCTCTGGATGGTACTTTCGAAAAGCTGACCAAGAAAGAAGCGCTGATGCGTACTCGCGAAATGGAAAAGCTGGAAAAGAGCCTGGGCGGTATCAAAGACATGGGCGGCCTGCCTGATGTTCTGTTCGTAGTTGACGCTGACCACGAACATATCGCAATCAAAGAAGCTAACAACCTGGGTATCCCAGTTGTATCTATCGTTGATACTAACTCTAATCCTGATGGCGTAGATTACATCATTCCAGGTAACGACGACGCAATCCGTGCTGTACAGTTGTACCTGAGTGCTGCAGCTGATTCCGTTCGCACTGCTCGTGAACTGGATATCGTTGCTCAAGCTGAACAAGACGGTTTTGTTGAAACTAACTAA
- the rseP gene encoding sigma E protease regulator RseP, whose product MSTGLWNLASFLIALIILIAVHEWGHFWVARRCGVKVLRFSLGFGKVLWNKTGQDGTEYSLSLIPLGGYVKMLDERVEAVPAELKAQAFNNQSIAKRAAIVAAGPLANFVFAVVAFWLVFLIGAPSVKPVIGEVSPSSIAYQAGLRSGMQIVRINEQTVTDWEGASYGFVSAVGQQNVNLLVESDAGLQQQIQLPLGDWKLSPDEPLPFKKLGFSPLSPEVQLELAKLTPNGAGEKAGLKVGDKIISVNQQPVTDWQSFARTIQQSPEIPLQLQVSRDTQTISVTLTPDRKETKTQVIGFAGLMPVVKPLPEKYLTEVRYGPVDAIPHAIKRMAEVTKLTLDVVAKLITGAISVDNLSGPIAIAKGAGDSAGFGLVYFLGFLGLISVNLGIMNLLPLPVLDGGHLLFFGIEALLRRPVPAKVQDIAYRIGAAVLMCLMAIALFNDFTRF is encoded by the coding sequence ATGAGTACTGGATTATGGAATCTGGCGTCCTTTTTGATCGCCCTCATTATTCTGATTGCTGTCCACGAGTGGGGACACTTTTGGGTTGCACGCCGTTGTGGCGTAAAGGTTCTGCGGTTTTCCCTTGGGTTTGGCAAAGTCTTATGGAATAAAACCGGACAAGATGGAACAGAATATTCACTATCTCTGATCCCGCTGGGTGGTTATGTCAAAATGCTGGATGAACGCGTAGAAGCGGTACCAGCAGAACTTAAAGCACAAGCATTTAATAATCAGTCAATCGCCAAACGTGCTGCAATTGTGGCTGCGGGGCCATTGGCTAACTTTGTGTTTGCCGTTGTGGCATTTTGGTTAGTGTTCCTAATCGGAGCGCCAAGTGTTAAGCCGGTTATTGGTGAGGTTTCGCCTTCATCAATTGCCTATCAGGCGGGTTTGCGCTCAGGGATGCAGATTGTACGCATCAATGAACAAACTGTAACCGACTGGGAAGGCGCCAGCTATGGTTTTGTCAGTGCAGTTGGTCAGCAAAATGTAAACTTGCTCGTTGAATCAGATGCCGGTCTGCAACAGCAAATTCAATTACCATTAGGCGATTGGAAGTTAAGCCCGGACGAACCATTACCATTTAAAAAGTTAGGTTTCAGCCCGCTATCTCCCGAAGTTCAACTTGAACTGGCTAAACTGACACCAAATGGTGCGGGAGAAAAAGCAGGTCTGAAGGTTGGCGATAAAATAATATCGGTCAATCAACAGCCCGTCACTGACTGGCAAAGTTTTGCCCGAACTATTCAGCAATCGCCGGAAATTCCATTACAGTTGCAGGTATCACGTGATACCCAAACGATATCTGTTACATTAACGCCTGATCGTAAAGAAACCAAAACTCAGGTCATCGGCTTTGCCGGGTTAATGCCCGTAGTTAAACCATTGCCGGAAAAATATCTGACAGAAGTTCGCTATGGTCCGGTAGATGCCATTCCACATGCCATAAAACGTATGGCTGAGGTTACCAAGCTGACGTTGGATGTGGTTGCAAAATTAATCACTGGCGCGATTTCGGTAGATAATTTGAGCGGCCCGATCGCAATAGCAAAAGGGGCTGGGGATAGTGCCGGGTTTGGTTTAGTTTATTTCCTGGGTTTTCTGGGACTAATCAGTGTTAACCTTGGTATCATGAATTTATTACCTTTGCCGGTACTGGATGGTGGTCATTTACTGTTTTTTGGTATTGAAGCACTGTTACGTCGCCCGGTTCCTGCAAAGGTTCAGGATATTGCCTATCGGATTGGCGCAGCCGTATTGATGTGTTTGATGGCTATTGCGTTGTTCAATGATTTCACCCGTTTTTAA
- a CDS encoding OmpH family outer membrane protein encodes MMRVAALSIAMLSLGSAASVQAADANIAVVDIGKVLREIPQRKAIESKLKSEFDSRVREMQRMESDGQALSAKLKKNESFMSADERTKSQRKLAELQADFNLKGQALQEDQRRRFNEEQQKVFEKIQTSVESIAKSDGYDMVLNRQAVVYTNDKNDISAKVIQQVSKGN; translated from the coding sequence ATGATGCGTGTTGCTGCTTTATCTATCGCTATGCTGTCTTTGGGTTCTGCGGCATCAGTTCAGGCTGCTGATGCAAATATTGCTGTAGTGGATATTGGCAAAGTTTTACGTGAAATTCCGCAACGTAAGGCGATTGAAAGCAAACTGAAAAGCGAATTTGATTCTCGCGTACGCGAAATGCAGCGCATGGAAAGTGATGGTCAGGCTCTATCAGCTAAGCTGAAAAAAAATGAATCATTCATGAGCGCTGATGAACGCACTAAATCACAACGTAAACTGGCTGAATTGCAGGCTGATTTCAATCTGAAAGGCCAAGCATTACAGGAAGATCAACGTCGTCGTTTTAATGAAGAACAACAAAAAGTCTTCGAAAAAATTCAGACCAGCGTTGAATCTATCGCAAAATCAGATGGATATGACATGGTGCTGAATCGTCAGGCGGTAGTATATACCAATGATAAAAATGACATTTCAGCTAAAGTGATCCAACAAGTTAGTAAAGGCAACTAA
- the uppS gene encoding polyprenyl diphosphate synthase, whose amino-acid sequence MTLPDAISDIANQSLPKHVAIIMDGNGRWAQQRGKIRVAGHKAGVASVRQVVSTASRMGIKALTLFAFSSENWRRPETEVSALMELFMFVLAREVRKLHDSNIRLRVIGDIHGFSERLQKKISEAESLTAHNDGLTLNIAANYGGRWDIVQATQKLTAKICDGSLKPEQINEALLAEHLSMADIPDVDLLIRTGGDHRVSNFLLWQIAYAELFFTPVLWPDFGEEQFLDAIASFISRERRFGCTGDQIKNWLVSSANNS is encoded by the coding sequence ATGACATTACCGGATGCGATCTCGGACATTGCGAACCAATCTTTGCCGAAGCATGTCGCTATCATTATGGATGGTAATGGCCGTTGGGCTCAACAACGCGGAAAAATCCGTGTGGCGGGTCATAAAGCGGGAGTGGCATCCGTTCGTCAAGTGGTGTCCACAGCTTCACGTATGGGCATAAAGGCGCTGACATTATTTGCCTTTTCCAGTGAAAACTGGCGTCGTCCAGAAACAGAGGTGTCCGCGTTAATGGAATTGTTTATGTTTGTGCTGGCACGAGAAGTGCGTAAGTTGCACGACAGTAACATTCGTTTACGTGTAATTGGCGATATTCATGGCTTTAGCGAGCGTCTACAAAAGAAGATCAGTGAGGCAGAAAGCTTAACTGCTCATAATGATGGTTTGACGCTGAACATTGCGGCTAATTATGGCGGTCGCTGGGATATCGTGCAGGCGACACAGAAGCTTACGGCTAAGATTTGCGATGGTTCGCTAAAACCAGAACAAATTAATGAGGCTTTGCTGGCAGAACATCTGTCTATGGCTGATATTCCTGATGTTGATCTGTTGATTCGAACTGGTGGTGATCATCGGGTTAGCAATTTTTTACTTTGGCAAATTGCATATGCTGAATTATTTTTTACTCCAGTGCTCTGGCCTGATTTTGGCGAAGAGCAGTTTCTGGATGCAATTGCCTCATTTATTTCCCGTGAGCGCCGTTTTGGCTGCACCGGTGATCAGATAAAAAACTGGCTGGTTTCATCGGCCAATAATTCATAA
- the lpxD gene encoding UDP-3-O-(3-hydroxymyristoyl)glucosamine N-acyltransferase translates to MTITLEQLARHLGAELHGDANVVIQRIANLETAQAGEISFLSDSKYQKHLSATQASAVLIREADLAACQTNALVLKDPYVGFARVAQLLDTTPAPASSIHSTAVIADDVVLGNKVAIGANAVIESGVVLGDGVIIGAGCFVGQNSKLGAKTKLWANVTIYHNVQIGSECLIQSGTVIGADGFGYANERGEWIKIPQLGGVIIGNRVEIGANTCIDRGAIDNTRIADNVIIDNLCQIGHNVEIGYGTAIAGAATFAGSTKIGKYCIIGGASVFNGHIEICDQVTVTGMAMVMRSITEPGLYSSGIPAQSNKEWRKTAARTLHIDDMHKRLSNVEKLLAKQEQK, encoded by the coding sequence ATGACCATCACCCTGGAACAACTCGCTCGACATTTGGGTGCGGAACTGCATGGCGATGCCAACGTGGTAATCCAGCGGATAGCGAATCTGGAAACTGCACAGGCTGGCGAGATCAGTTTTTTATCTGACAGTAAATATCAAAAACATCTGTCAGCGACTCAAGCTAGTGCTGTTTTGATTCGGGAAGCTGATTTGGCTGCGTGTCAAACTAATGCATTGGTCTTGAAAGATCCCTACGTTGGTTTTGCCCGCGTGGCTCAGTTGTTAGATACAACACCAGCACCTGCGTCGAGTATCCATTCGACGGCAGTCATTGCTGACGATGTTGTGTTGGGCAATAAAGTCGCCATTGGTGCGAATGCTGTTATTGAGTCTGGGGTTGTCCTGGGTGATGGTGTAATTATTGGGGCTGGTTGTTTTGTTGGCCAAAACAGTAAGTTGGGCGCTAAAACGAAACTATGGGCCAATGTTACCATCTATCACAATGTTCAGATTGGTAGTGAATGTCTGATCCAGTCTGGTACGGTAATTGGGGCTGATGGTTTTGGTTATGCGAATGAGCGTGGCGAATGGATAAAAATTCCACAATTAGGCGGTGTGATCATCGGTAACCGTGTAGAAATCGGTGCTAATACCTGTATTGATCGTGGTGCGATTGATAATACCCGAATCGCTGATAACGTCATTATCGATAATTTATGTCAGATCGGTCATAACGTCGAGATTGGTTATGGCACAGCTATTGCGGGCGCAGCAACATTTGCCGGTAGTACCAAGATAGGCAAATATTGTATTATAGGCGGAGCTTCCGTCTTTAATGGTCATATTGAAATTTGTGATCAGGTTACAGTCACTGGTATGGCCATGGTTATGCGCTCCATTACGGAGCCAGGGTTATACTCTTCCGGCATACCTGCTCAATCCAATAAAGAATGGCGAAAAACCGCAGCGCGTACATTACATATCGATGATATGCATAAGCGTCTGTCTAATGTTGAGAAATTGCTCGCTAAGCAAGAACAAAAGTAA
- the bamA gene encoding outer membrane protein assembly factor BamA — MAVNKVLAASCLLACSVIGQAQAADAFTVKDIRIEGLQRVTLGAALLNLPIRVGDKLDSNSSANAVKRLYSTGNFDDIKMSRDGDVLVVQVKERPTISQIEFEGNKDIKEEQLKQTLESSGVRVGDALDRTMLRSLEKSLEDFYYGVGKYSAKVQAIATPLPRNRVNLKFKFIEGVSAKIQQINIVGNTKFPEEKLIAQLSLRDDVPWWNFMADQKYQKQKLEADIETLRSFYMNRGYARFKVNSTQVSMTPDRKGLYVTLNIHEGEQYTVNNIDLKGNLEGHSGEMRALIPLEKGAMYSAADVTHTEEILSKYLGRFGYAYPKVNTYPTMNDETKQVDLNINVEPGPRVYVRRINITGNQVTKDEVLRRELRQMEGTWLSGDKIESSKSRLEKLGYFEKVDIQPHRIPGHEDQADLDVEVKERSVGSINGGVGYGTESGVSFQAGISQDNFFGSGNKGAINFETNKYSKNVELSFTDPYFTVDGVSLGGKVYYNKFTAGDANLVDYDNETVGTKATLGYPLDELNSLEYGLGYEHNKLSQTTNYAQINKFWFINSIDVTEDGHAVFNDYDVSLTWTRNNLDKGMFPTQGNRQQTSGRITVPGSDLQFYKVSFEDAHYYPFDRDHQWVVSGRFKTAYGDGYGQKNGYNQVLPFFENYYAGGSQWMRGFQSNSVGPRGIQLDRTIVSGAVVYPEDKSIGGNAIAVASAELIVPTPFISDTYRNQLRTTVFYDVGTVWDTTFNDSLYTCGYACDRYYDYASPSNLRMSVGMSLQWLSPMGPLVFSFAKPVKKMPGDKTEVFNFNIGRTF; from the coding sequence ATGGCGGTAAATAAAGTTTTGGCTGCATCATGCCTGTTGGCATGCAGTGTAATTGGACAGGCTCAGGCGGCTGATGCCTTTACGGTAAAAGATATCCGTATCGAAGGATTGCAGCGTGTCACATTGGGTGCTGCATTATTGAACTTACCTATTCGTGTTGGCGATAAGCTGGATAGCAATTCCAGTGCAAATGCGGTTAAACGACTCTATTCAACGGGTAACTTTGACGATATTAAAATGTCACGCGATGGTGATGTTTTGGTCGTACAAGTTAAAGAACGCCCGACCATTAGTCAGATAGAGTTTGAAGGCAATAAAGACATTAAAGAAGAGCAGTTGAAACAAACACTGGAATCCAGTGGTGTTCGTGTCGGTGATGCCTTAGATCGCACTATGCTCCGCTCACTCGAAAAGTCTTTGGAAGATTTCTATTATGGCGTGGGTAAATACTCGGCAAAAGTACAGGCTATTGCGACACCGTTGCCGCGTAACCGCGTAAATCTGAAATTCAAATTTATCGAAGGTGTATCGGCCAAGATCCAGCAGATCAATATTGTTGGTAACACCAAATTTCCAGAAGAAAAACTGATTGCTCAGTTATCTTTGCGTGATGATGTGCCATGGTGGAACTTTATGGCAGATCAAAAATATCAGAAACAGAAACTGGAAGCGGATATCGAAACACTACGTTCATTTTATATGAACCGCGGTTATGCCCGATTCAAAGTGAATTCAACGCAAGTTTCCATGACGCCAGATCGTAAGGGCCTGTACGTTACGTTGAATATTCATGAAGGTGAACAATACACCGTTAATAATATTGATCTGAAAGGCAATCTTGAAGGTCATAGTGGTGAAATGCGCGCGCTGATTCCGTTGGAAAAAGGGGCCATGTACTCTGCTGCGGATGTGACGCATACCGAAGAGATCTTGTCTAAATACCTCGGTCGCTTTGGTTATGCTTATCCGAAAGTGAACACTTATCCAACGATGAACGATGAAACTAAACAAGTTGACTTGAACATCAATGTGGAGCCAGGTCCTCGCGTCTATGTGCGCCGAATTAACATTACGGGTAACCAAGTCACCAAAGATGAAGTATTGCGCCGTGAATTGCGTCAAATGGAAGGGACCTGGTTATCTGGCGATAAAATTGAGAGCTCAAAATCTCGCTTAGAAAAACTGGGTTATTTTGAAAAGGTTGATATCCAACCACATCGTATTCCAGGACATGAAGATCAAGCTGACCTTGATGTAGAAGTCAAAGAACGTTCAGTTGGTTCTATCAATGGTGGTGTTGGTTATGGCACTGAATCCGGTGTTAGCTTCCAAGCCGGTATTTCACAGGACAACTTCTTTGGTTCTGGGAATAAAGGTGCCATTAATTTCGAGACCAATAAATACAGCAAGAATGTCGAACTCAGCTTTACCGATCCTTATTTCACCGTAGATGGTGTCAGCTTGGGCGGTAAAGTTTATTACAACAAGTTTACTGCCGGCGATGCAAATCTGGTCGACTATGACAATGAAACGGTTGGTACTAAAGCGACGTTAGGTTATCCACTGGATGAACTGAATAGTCTGGAGTATGGTTTGGGTTATGAGCATAACAAACTATCTCAAACAACCAACTATGCGCAAATCAATAAATTCTGGTTCATCAATTCTATTGATGTAACAGAAGATGGTCATGCCGTATTTAATGACTATGATGTGTCACTGACTTGGACACGTAATAACTTAGATAAAGGTATGTTCCCGACACAGGGTAACCGCCAACAAACCTCTGGTAGGATCACGGTGCCTGGTTCTGACTTGCAATTTTATAAAGTCAGTTTTGAAGACGCGCATTATTATCCCTTTGATCGCGATCATCAGTGGGTTGTTTCTGGTCGATTCAAAACTGCTTATGGTGATGGTTATGGTCAGAAAAATGGCTACAACCAGGTTCTGCCATTTTTTGAAAATTATTATGCCGGTGGTAGTCAATGGATGCGTGGTTTCCAGTCTAATTCTGTTGGGCCAAGAGGTATTCAGTTAGACCGTACTATCGTGAGTGGTGCGGTTGTTTATCCGGAAGATAAATCTATTGGTGGTAATGCTATTGCTGTTGCCTCGGCGGAGTTGATCGTACCTACACCATTCATCAGTGACACATATCGAAATCAATTGCGAACTACCGTATTCTACGATGTTGGTACAGTGTGGGATACAACGTTCAATGACAGTCTTTATACCTGTGGTTATGCTTGTGACCGTTATTACGACTACGCTAGCCCGTCAAATCTCCGCATGTCTGTAGGTATGTCATTACAGTGGTTGTCTCCAATGGGGCCACTGGTGTTCTCGTTTGCCAAACCGGTGAAGAAAATGCCGGGCGACAAAACTGAAGTCTTTAACTTTAATATCGGACGCACATTCTAA
- the tsf gene encoding translation elongation factor Ts, whose protein sequence is MAEITAAMVKELRERTAAGMMDCKKALTEANGDIELAIENMRKSGQAKAAKKAGRIAAEGVIIARSAGNTAVMLELNCETDFVAKDASFRALGEKVADIALAGKIADVEALKNADFGNGESVQVTLNNLIAKIGENMNLRRVMIVEGDNLGTYIHGSRIGVVTKLVGGDVELAKDLAMHVAANSPQFVKPEDVSAEVVAKEREIQVDIAINSGKPKEIAEKMVEGRMKKFTGEISLTGQPFVKDPSILVADLLKQKGADVQDFIRFEVGEGIEKQETDFAAEVQAQIAAMKG, encoded by the coding sequence ATGGCAGAAATTACTGCTGCAATGGTAAAAGAACTGCGTGAACGTACCGCCGCAGGCATGATGGATTGTAAAAAAGCACTGACCGAAGCAAATGGCGACATCGAATTAGCCATTGAAAACATGCGTAAATCAGGTCAGGCAAAAGCGGCTAAAAAAGCGGGCCGTATTGCAGCTGAAGGTGTGATCATCGCTCGTAGCGCTGGTAACACTGCAGTAATGCTGGAACTGAACTGCGAAACTGACTTCGTAGCTAAAGATGCAAGCTTCCGCGCTCTGGGCGAAAAAGTTGCTGACATCGCGCTGGCTGGCAAAATTGCTGATGTTGAAGCACTGAAAAATGCTGACTTCGGTAACGGTGAATCTGTTCAGGTAACTCTGAACAACCTGATCGCTAAAATCGGCGAAAACATGAACCTGCGTCGTGTTATGATCGTTGAAGGCGACAACCTGGGTACTTACATCCACGGTTCACGTATCGGTGTAGTAACCAAACTGGTTGGTGGCGATGTTGAGCTGGCGAAAGACCTGGCTATGCACGTTGCTGCAAACAGCCCACAATTCGTTAAACCTGAAGACGTTTCTGCAGAAGTCGTTGCAAAAGAACGTGAAATTCAGGTTGATATCGCGATTAACTCTGGCAAGCCAAAAGAAATCGCAGAAAAAATGGTTGAAGGCCGCATGAAGAAATTTACTGGTGAAATTTCTCTGACTGGTCAGCCATTTGTTAAAGATCCTTCAATTCTGGTTGCTGACCTGCTGAAACAGAAAGGTGCTGACGTTCAGGACTTTATCCGTTTCGAAGTAGGCGAAGGTATCGAAAAACAAGAAACCGATTTCGCAGCTGAAGTTCAGGCACAAATTGCTGCCATGAAGGGCTAA
- the frr gene encoding ribosome recycling factor produces the protein MINEIKTDAKDRMTKSVESLKSHMSKIRTGRAQPALLDGISVEYYGSATPLRQVASVVAEDSRTLAVTVFDRSMIQAVEKAIMTSDLGLNPSSAGTTIRVPLPALTEERRKDLIKVVRAEAEQARVAVRNVRRDCNADLKALLKDKDISEDDDRRAQEEIQKLTDSFVKSVDDLLAAKEKELMEI, from the coding sequence GTGATCAATGAAATTAAAACTGATGCAAAAGATCGCATGACTAAAAGTGTTGAATCACTGAAGTCTCATATGTCAAAAATCCGTACTGGCCGTGCACAACCTGCGTTGCTGGACGGGATCTCGGTTGAATATTATGGATCTGCGACCCCATTGCGTCAGGTTGCTAGCGTAGTTGCTGAAGATTCACGCACGCTGGCTGTGACTGTGTTTGACCGCAGCATGATTCAGGCAGTTGAAAAAGCCATTATGACGTCTGATCTGGGGCTAAACCCATCTTCTGCCGGCACTACAATTCGTGTGCCGTTGCCAGCATTGACCGAAGAACGTCGTAAAGATTTGATCAAGGTTGTTCGCGCAGAAGCAGAACAAGCGCGTGTTGCTGTGCGTAACGTTCGTCGCGACTGTAATGCCGATCTGAAAGCATTGTTGAAAGATAAAGATATTTCCGAAGACGATGACCGTCGCGCGCAAGAAGAGATTCAGAAGCTGACTGACAGTTTTGTTAAGTCAGTTGACGATTTGTTAGCCGCTAAAGAAAAAGAGCTAATGGAAATCTAA